One segment of uncultured Desulfovibrio sp. DNA contains the following:
- a CDS encoding SUMF1/EgtB/PvdO family nonheme iron enzyme, whose amino-acid sequence MKSDLRIRNLAPLQWGFAAAVCCALLLAPCASQSVLAALARKADVSTADAYNPKPADNDIILPMPCGLSMVFKLVAVPAKGLLWDMPMRPGVDDSAHQDRAFYDRRYNTALSGAFTLEDLPAAWRKQAPQGQNYFYLVAKYEVSNLQWHAVMDNACPDTANPGAEAARPATDMSWYDAVDFTRRYTTWLLQNAPDSLPRFAGDQRNVGFVRLPTETEWEYAARGGQTAGSQLLLQEDFFALPTGESKADYAVYRPEQGARAEGMANIGSRKPNPLGIYDTAGNAAEMVLDAFRFSMAGRLHGSAGGFVRKGGSFLSGDAEILPGRREEMPFFLTDGPAHARDLGFRPVISGINTPGGGRPQELTAEWNKAGEKLAPLAQDGQTARNPLDELDRLLAAAPDEASRKNLQDLRNTIKENNIMLERQKQLEAQSLLRTGVYMIETIRNYSSRRNSLKTQIESMEREKASAKGAALEKLKQILDTANRGLVMLDTSIEKSLTFYRSKVEESALLAPEVLAAADASLAKDFSGNDPFNENMHRNLELYRLHVDAVRKNKTVSREAMQKAILERRFQ is encoded by the coding sequence CGCCCTGCTTCTTGCCCCCTGCGCCTCGCAATCCGTGCTGGCGGCCCTGGCCCGCAAGGCCGATGTGAGTACGGCTGACGCCTATAATCCCAAACCGGCGGATAACGACATCATCCTGCCCATGCCCTGCGGCCTGAGCATGGTTTTCAAGCTGGTGGCAGTGCCCGCCAAAGGCTTGCTGTGGGATATGCCCATGCGCCCCGGTGTGGACGACAGTGCCCATCAGGATCGAGCCTTCTACGACCGGCGCTACAATACCGCGCTTTCCGGGGCTTTTACGCTTGAAGACCTGCCCGCAGCCTGGCGCAAACAGGCTCCGCAGGGGCAGAACTACTTTTATCTTGTGGCTAAGTACGAAGTCAGCAACCTGCAATGGCATGCCGTGATGGACAATGCCTGCCCGGATACTGCAAACCCTGGCGCGGAAGCGGCCCGCCCCGCTACAGATATGAGCTGGTACGATGCCGTGGACTTTACCCGCCGTTACACCACATGGCTTTTGCAGAACGCGCCCGATTCGCTGCCGCGCTTTGCTGGCGACCAGCGCAACGTAGGCTTTGTGCGCCTGCCCACTGAAACGGAATGGGAATACGCCGCGCGCGGCGGGCAGACTGCTGGCAGCCAGCTGCTGTTGCAGGAGGATTTTTTTGCCCTGCCCACCGGGGAGAGCAAGGCCGACTACGCCGTTTACAGGCCGGAGCAAGGCGCAAGGGCCGAGGGCATGGCAAACATAGGTTCGCGCAAGCCCAATCCGCTTGGCATTTACGACACCGCTGGCAATGCGGCGGAAATGGTGCTGGATGCCTTTCGCTTTTCAATGGCTGGCCGTTTGCACGGCTCTGCTGGCGGCTTTGTGCGCAAGGGCGGCTCCTTCCTCTCTGGCGATGCGGAGATTCTGCCTGGCCGCAGGGAAGAAATGCCATTTTTTCTCACAGACGGCCCCGCACACGCCCGCGATCTGGGCTTTCGCCCTGTGATATCGGGTATCAACACTCCCGGCGGCGGGCGTCCGCAGGAACTGACCGCAGAATGGAACAAGGCTGGCGAAAAACTGGCCCCGCTGGCGCAGGACGGCCAGACCGCCCGTAATCCTCTTGATGAGCTCGACCGTCTGCTGGCGGCCGCGCCGGATGAGGCATCCCGCAAGAATCTTCAGGATCTGCGCAATACCATCAAGGAAAACAATATCATGCTGGAACGTCAGAAGCAGCTTGAAGCGCAATCGCTGCTGCGTACTGGCGTATATATGATCGAAACCATAAGAAATTACTCCAGCAGACGTAACAGTTTGAAAACGCAAATTGAAAGTATGGAGCGTGAAAAAGCTTCTGCCAAGGGTGCGGCCCTTGAAAAGCTCAAGCAGATATTGGATACTGCCAACCGGGGCCTTGTGATGCTTGATACGAGCATTGAAAAGTCCCTCACCTTCTACCGCAGCAAGGTAGAAGAAAGCGCGTTGCTTGCTCCCGAAGTTCTTGCCGCCGCAGATGCATCCCTTGCAAAAGATTTCAGCGGCAATGACCCCTTCAATGAGAACATGCATCGAAACCTTGAACTGTATCGGCTCCACGTGGACGCGGTGCGCAAAAACAAAACCGTTTCGCGCGAGGCCATGCAGAAAGCAATTCTTGAACGCCGTTTTCAGTAG
- a CDS encoding DinB family protein, whose protein sequence is MDLKKGQDIIDGFDALLQSTDPALAHVRVAADAWTLTEIVGHLVDSAANNHQRFARLISGNLEQFPPYEAETFVAVQQYDGCDFAEMAKFWRQYNWMLMHIMRAIPATALENMWQRPDGAKSLRTLVEGYFEHIQMHTDQYRERMQQIQDLAHI, encoded by the coding sequence ATGGACCTGAAAAAAGGACAAGACATAATTGATGGCTTTGACGCGCTGTTACAGTCTACAGATCCAGCCCTCGCGCATGTGCGGGTGGCGGCAGACGCATGGACGCTTACGGAAATTGTCGGCCATCTTGTAGATTCTGCTGCCAACAACCATCAACGGTTTGCTCGCTTGATATCGGGCAATCTTGAGCAGTTTCCCCCGTATGAAGCGGAAACTTTTGTAGCGGTTCAGCAGTATGACGGCTGTGATTTTGCAGAAATGGCAAAGTTCTGGCGGCAGTATAACTGGATGCTCATGCACATAATGCGGGCAATACCAGCCACAGCTCTTGAGAATATGTGGCAGCGCCCGGATGGGGCAAAGTCGCTACGGACTCTTGTTGAAGGCTATTTTGAGCATATACAGATGCACACAGACCAGTATCGCGAGCGCATGCAGCAAATACAGGATCTAGCGCACATCTGA
- a CDS encoding DUF488 domain-containing protein, with product MNIILRRVYAHDAEPAGIRVLVDRLWPRGISKSAALWDVWLKDIAPSNNLRKWFAHDETKWPEFKERYFAELDAAPAAVAQLQTILRQNPIVILLYAAKATEMNNAVALREYVEAMARENTDATRQPN from the coding sequence ATGAACATTATTTTGCGCCGCGTATACGCACACGATGCCGAGCCAGCAGGAATACGGGTTCTTGTGGACAGGCTGTGGCCCCGCGGGATTTCCAAAAGCGCCGCCCTGTGGGATGTGTGGCTAAAAGATATCGCCCCATCAAACAACCTGCGAAAGTGGTTCGCACACGATGAAACCAAATGGCCAGAATTCAAGGAGCGCTATTTCGCCGAGCTTGATGCCGCCCCGGCTGCTGTTGCGCAACTGCAAACCATCCTTCGCCAGAATCCGATAGTGATACTGCTCTACGCCGCCAAAGCTACAGAAATGAATAATGCCGTGGCATTAAGAGAATACGTTGAGGCAATGGCACGAGAGAACACGGATGCAACAAGACAGCCGAATTAG
- a CDS encoding diguanylate cyclase codes for MNIFRFDTIRGRIRAYTIAIVCIPIIIAALFFIFFQQERLIQHEKKQLAETLGQNKNTIEAYVDVCFQDVSFLTKIIKAHRSDMKSAAKEFSDYDESHTGIAAAVFVNAQGISEIDSMGKPGLYGGDRYYFKQAMMGRRAITTGINGRVSGKPVCMFSMPVTNQDGEFDGVVFLSILVGELDAWLHGSFVPDKQGLILCDAQGNILAPHRVVASNADDAAKQIPLQLMQLDEHGQVFVNDQGVSMLGASVAVGNGGWRLVYFRSVDEILTGYRWLTIFVGLGSLCAILFMMPLMRRFCRSIEAPLEELTAYALELRKNNYEATGQLCDQKDMPSELKILFDAFTVMSFRVARQIKKAEAVSLKDALTGLHNRRFLQVMGTEFLKKTHSSGQQCACLMLDIDHFKTINDTFGHNAGDMVLQHTARIINASVRSADLLVRYGGEEFVVLVACTDARQGEELAHRIRHAVAANPLLHDDNSLSVTISIGVAVCADMADMVESPESAEAALAVMLIRADKALYAAKEAGRDAVVVAA; via the coding sequence ATGAATATTTTTCGGTTTGATACGATCAGGGGGCGTATCCGCGCTTATACAATTGCCATTGTCTGTATTCCAATTATCATTGCAGCTCTTTTTTTTATTTTCTTTCAGCAAGAACGCCTTATCCAGCATGAAAAAAAGCAACTTGCTGAAACTCTGGGCCAAAATAAAAATACAATTGAAGCTTATGTGGACGTGTGCTTTCAGGATGTTTCATTTTTGACAAAAATTATTAAAGCGCACAGATCAGATATGAAAAGTGCTGCAAAAGAATTTAGCGATTACGATGAAAGCCATACAGGCATTGCAGCAGCGGTATTTGTTAATGCACAGGGCATTTCAGAAATTGACTCTATGGGCAAACCTGGTTTGTACGGGGGGGACAGGTATTACTTTAAACAAGCAATGATGGGCCGCCGCGCAATTACTACAGGAATCAACGGGCGTGTTTCTGGCAAGCCCGTGTGCATGTTTTCAATGCCAGTGACTAATCAGGATGGGGAATTTGACGGAGTCGTATTTTTGTCCATTCTCGTGGGCGAGCTTGACGCATGGCTGCACGGATCTTTTGTGCCGGACAAGCAGGGGTTGATACTGTGCGATGCGCAGGGAAACATACTCGCACCCCACAGGGTGGTTGCAAGCAACGCAGACGATGCAGCAAAGCAAATTCCCTTGCAGCTTATGCAACTTGATGAACATGGTCAGGTATTCGTGAACGATCAGGGCGTGAGCATGCTCGGCGCTTCCGTTGCTGTTGGGAACGGCGGTTGGCGGCTGGTGTATTTTCGGTCAGTAGACGAAATTCTGACAGGGTACCGCTGGCTTACAATTTTTGTCGGCCTTGGATCGCTGTGCGCCATATTGTTCATGATGCCACTGATGCGGCGCTTTTGTCGCAGCATTGAAGCCCCGCTTGAGGAGCTTACGGCCTATGCGCTTGAGCTGCGTAAAAATAATTATGAGGCAACAGGGCAATTGTGTGACCAGAAAGATATGCCCAGCGAACTCAAAATTCTGTTTGATGCGTTTACCGTAATGAGTTTCAGGGTCGCCAGGCAGATTAAAAAGGCCGAGGCCGTGAGCCTGAAAGACGCGCTGACAGGCCTGCATAACCGTCGTTTTTTGCAGGTTATGGGTACGGAATTTCTTAAAAAAACGCATTCATCAGGCCAGCAGTGCGCCTGCCTGATGCTTGATATCGACCACTTTAAAACTATCAACGACACCTTTGGGCACAATGCGGGCGATATGGTGTTGCAGCACACTGCGCGGATAATCAATGCCAGCGTGCGTAGTGCGGACCTCCTAGTGCGCTATGGAGGCGAGGAGTTTGTGGTTCTTGTTGCCTGTACGGATGCCCGGCAAGGCGAAGAGCTTGCCCACCGCATACGGCATGCGGTGGCAGCGAACCCCTTGCTGCATGACGACAACTCGCTTTCGGTAACAATAAGCATTGGGGTGGCGGTATGCGCAGATATGGCAGACATGGTGGAATCGCCAGAATCCGCCGAGGCGGCGTTGGCCGTCATGCTGATCCGGGCAGATAAAGCCCTGTATGCAGCCAAGGAAGCGGGGCGTGATGCCGTGGTAGTTGCAGCCTGA
- a CDS encoding NAD(P)-dependent oxidoreductase has product MADKMRIGWIGTGVMGLSMAGHLQAAGWPLTVYNRTKAKTEPLLAKGAKWADTPRAVAEASDVVFTIVGYPHDVEEVTLGENGVLRGLAAGGIVCDMSTSSPVLAERIAAAAKKQGCESLDAPVTGGDVGARDAKLSIFVGGDNAAYERVLPCFNKMGTNILHCGGAGFGQKGKLANQAAIAGVMISTCESFLFAQEAGLDVAKWMELVVAGSGGSFAMNTLGRRMLKGDFAPGFFIDHFIKDLGLCLDECRRMKLVLPGITLADQLYRILQAKGQGSKGTQALVECLAELSAKDWRACCK; this is encoded by the coding sequence ATGGCTGACAAAATGCGTATTGGCTGGATTGGCACGGGTGTTATGGGCCTTTCGATGGCTGGACACCTTCAGGCAGCCGGCTGGCCGCTGACCGTATATAACCGCACCAAGGCCAAAACCGAACCCCTGCTCGCCAAGGGCGCCAAGTGGGCCGATACCCCCCGCGCCGTCGCCGAAGCCTCTGACGTGGTCTTTACCATTGTGGGCTACCCCCATGATGTGGAAGAAGTGACGCTGGGCGAAAACGGCGTGCTGCGCGGCCTGGCCGCTGGCGGCATTGTGTGCGACATGAGCACCTCCAGCCCCGTGCTGGCCGAGCGCATTGCCGCTGCCGCCAAAAAGCAGGGCTGCGAATCACTGGACGCCCCTGTTACCGGCGGCGATGTGGGCGCGCGCGATGCCAAGCTCTCCATCTTTGTGGGCGGCGACAACGCGGCTTACGAGCGCGTACTGCCCTGCTTCAACAAGATGGGCACCAACATTCTGCACTGCGGCGGCGCTGGCTTTGGCCAGAAGGGCAAGCTTGCCAATCAGGCCGCCATTGCTGGCGTGATGATCAGCACCTGCGAATCCTTCCTCTTTGCGCAGGAAGCAGGCCTTGACGTTGCCAAGTGGATGGAACTTGTGGTTGCCGGTTCCGGCGGCAGCTTTGCCATGAACACCCTTGGCCGCCGCATGCTCAAGGGCGACTTTGCCCCCGGCTTCTTCATCGACCACTTCATCAAGGATCTGGGCCTCTGCCTTGACGAATGCCGCCGCATGAAGCTTGTGCTGCCCGGCATCACCCTGGCTGACCAGCTTTACCGCATCCTGCAGGCCAAGGGCCAGGGCAGCAAGGGCACTCAGGCTCTGGTGGAATGCCTTGCCGAACTTTCGGCCAAGGATTGGCGCGCCTGCTGCAAATAA
- a CDS encoding alpha-amylase family glycosyl hydrolase, producing the protein MPSASPGSPLDDPALEQYRPFIQRRTQACMAEIERIRTLYGSLSAYAGQHLTFGAHRLTTPAGNIWRWREYMPNAESLWLTTDKLNFQRHAKYRFERCADGIFELELPGDALQHGTYVELRLVPAHAQDAQHPGKALKRVPAFANWVEQNAAVPEQWCARLWLPDEPYRVKHHRPARQAFPRIYEAHVGMAQSAQAHKGDSVGSYADFCRDILPHIKACGYTAVQLMGILEHPLYKSFGYQVGSYFAPSSRYGTPDGFKELVDTAHGLGLAVILDVPHGHASANTEQGLAQYDGSRYFFTEQQNQWGTPSFDFSQEATRRFLLSNCRYWLEEFHVDGFRFDAVGNMLYADFGEDDDFSHVGRCFYGKNGLPRADVNGELYLNLANALTHELAPSAMTIAEEFSGMPGLTCPPEQGGLGFDYRFAMGIPDYWAKCIEEPRDMGSLWYEMTNHRPYDRTISYVECHDQHINGSDAMIWRLLGDAMYGHMGNKAESWNISRGLAFYRLMRLITLATADAGYLNFMGCEFGHPEWLDAEKKAHRQWRLADDPGLKYHSLASWDRQMLALVQSHLEDFAQPPMFRFIHEEKRLLAFERGQLLFAFNFHELVAQKGLRFAVSPGKYAELLSSDEIRFAGHGNLAVKSPPTEHFTAPLPGRYEGDITLYLPPLVGLVLKNAK; encoded by the coding sequence ATGCCTTCCGCTTCTCCCGGCAGTCCTTTGGATGACCCTGCCCTGGAGCAGTACCGCCCCTTCATTCAACGCCGCACCCAAGCCTGTATGGCTGAAATTGAGCGCATACGCACCCTCTACGGTTCGCTGAGCGCCTACGCTGGTCAGCATCTCACCTTTGGCGCTCACCGCCTCACAACGCCCGCAGGCAACATCTGGCGCTGGCGCGAATACATGCCCAATGCCGAAAGCCTGTGGCTCACCACCGACAAACTGAACTTTCAGCGCCACGCCAAATATCGCTTTGAGCGCTGTGCAGACGGCATTTTTGAACTGGAACTGCCCGGCGATGCCCTGCAACACGGCACCTACGTGGAGTTGCGGCTGGTTCCCGCGCATGCGCAGGACGCGCAGCACCCCGGCAAGGCCCTCAAGCGCGTGCCAGCCTTTGCCAACTGGGTGGAACAGAACGCGGCTGTGCCGGAGCAATGGTGCGCCCGCCTGTGGCTGCCGGATGAACCCTACCGCGTCAAGCATCACCGCCCTGCCCGGCAGGCCTTTCCACGTATTTACGAGGCTCATGTGGGCATGGCGCAATCAGCGCAGGCGCACAAGGGCGACAGCGTGGGCAGCTATGCGGATTTTTGCCGCGACATCCTGCCCCACATCAAGGCTTGCGGCTACACGGCGGTGCAGCTCATGGGCATACTGGAGCACCCGCTGTACAAATCCTTTGGCTATCAGGTGGGCAGCTATTTTGCGCCGTCCTCTCGCTACGGCACCCCGGACGGCTTTAAGGAGCTTGTGGACACCGCGCACGGCCTGGGGCTGGCGGTGATACTTGATGTGCCCCACGGCCACGCCAGCGCCAACACGGAGCAAGGGCTGGCGCAGTACGATGGCAGCAGGTATTTTTTTACCGAGCAGCAAAACCAGTGGGGAACGCCATCTTTTGACTTCAGTCAGGAGGCAACGCGGCGTTTTCTGCTCTCCAATTGCCGCTACTGGCTGGAAGAATTCCACGTGGACGGCTTCCGCTTTGATGCCGTGGGCAACATGCTCTATGCGGATTTTGGCGAGGATGACGACTTTTCTCATGTGGGGCGCTGCTTTTACGGCAAAAACGGCCTGCCCCGCGCAGATGTGAACGGGGAGCTGTATCTCAACCTTGCCAATGCCCTCACGCATGAGCTTGCCCCATCAGCCATGACCATTGCCGAAGAATTTTCCGGCATGCCGGGGCTGACCTGCCCGCCAGAGCAAGGCGGCCTTGGCTTTGATTACCGCTTTGCAATGGGTATTCCCGATTACTGGGCCAAGTGCATTGAAGAGCCGCGCGACATGGGCAGCCTGTGGTATGAAATGACCAACCATCGGCCCTACGACCGCACAATCAGCTATGTGGAATGCCACGACCAGCACATCAACGGCAGCGATGCCATGATCTGGCGGTTGCTGGGCGATGCCATGTACGGCCATATGGGCAACAAGGCCGAGAGCTGGAACATATCGCGCGGGCTGGCCTTTTATCGGCTCATGCGGCTTATAACGCTGGCAACGGCAGATGCGGGCTATCTGAACTTTATGGGTTGCGAATTCGGGCATCCCGAATGGCTGGATGCGGAAAAAAAAGCGCACCGTCAATGGCGGCTGGCGGACGACCCGGGGCTGAAATATCACTCCCTGGCCTCATGGGACAGGCAGATGCTCGCCCTTGTGCAAAGCCACCTTGAGGACTTTGCCCAGCCGCCCATGTTCCGCTTTATACATGAAGAAAAACGCCTGCTGGCCTTTGAGCGAGGGCAACTGCTCTTTGCCTTCAACTTTCACGAGCTTGTGGCGCAAAAAGGCCTGCGCTTTGCTGTAAGCCCCGGCAAGTATGCGGAGCTGCTTTCGTCTGACGAAATCCGCTTTGCCGGGCATGGCAATCTGGCAGTAAAAAGCCCGCCAACAGAGCATTTTACTGCTCCCCTGCCGGGTCGGTATGAGGGGGATATCACCCTGTATCTTCCGCCGCTTGTGGGATTAGTCTTAAAAAACGCAAAATAA
- a CDS encoding outer membrane protein: MFKRLMLALVLSLALAAPAAAENTGVYGGLKFIDSIQSTGPFSLSGDVKGLGVGQYSQNTVGGGIFVGYDFYPQFQVPMRTELEYAIRSNMTKTWDQKVNGGTASFKGEWGVQTLFANAYWDFHNSTAFTPYLGGGLGMGFIKTKYTADVDGDGDSGSLTQYDTVFAWNLGAGCSYAFTENISADLAYRFVGLGYTDISKRVDDNKVSIGNTPYANEFSLGLRFTF; this comes from the coding sequence ATGTTTAAGCGTCTTATGCTTGCATTGGTTCTGTCCCTTGCACTCGCGGCTCCTGCGGCTGCGGAAAACACCGGCGTTTATGGCGGTCTAAAATTTATTGATTCCATTCAAAGCACTGGCCCGTTCTCTTTGAGCGGGGATGTGAAGGGGCTTGGCGTAGGTCAGTATTCGCAAAACACCGTTGGGGGCGGCATTTTTGTGGGGTACGACTTTTACCCGCAGTTTCAGGTGCCCATGCGCACAGAACTGGAATACGCGATACGAAGCAATATGACCAAAACCTGGGATCAGAAGGTAAATGGCGGAACGGCCTCGTTTAAGGGCGAGTGGGGCGTGCAGACGCTGTTTGCCAACGCATATTGGGACTTCCACAACTCCACGGCCTTTACTCCTTACCTCGGCGGTGGCCTTGGCATGGGATTCATCAAGACCAAGTACACTGCAGACGTTGACGGCGATGGGGATTCCGGCAGCCTGACGCAGTATGATACCGTTTTTGCATGGAATCTGGGCGCGGGCTGTTCCTATGCCTTTACGGAAAACATCTCGGCAGATCTGGCCTACCGCTTTGTGGGGCTGGGCTATACCGACATCAGCAAGCGCGTTGACGACAACAAGGTTTCCATCGGCAATACTCCGTATGCCAATGAATTCAGCCTTGGCCTGCGCTTTACGTTCTAG